A genomic window from Parvularcula sp. LCG005 includes:
- a CDS encoding LysM peptidoglycan-binding domain-containing protein, with translation MRTLLLVVLIVAAAILIYLFTQRQFGTEEEVSRPGVEDTTPNQADGDSEEQEALSLPRFDIVRVDRTGFAVIAGLADAESTVELTANGEVIATETAGPDGSWAISTDTPLREGPVELGLRMTTPDGMTVISEQTVIIYVPEREGDNPVILRTTPGGATEVLQRASDPVGALGPLSILSIDYDDGGNVILAGVAEPRSVVQVFADKQPVGQVSADDDGRWELSATIRPGRYTLQIIQLGPDGAPRYAIEVPFEQASLADVQLRDGNVIVQPGNNLWLIARTVYGTGFQYTVIYQENADQIRDPDLIYPGQVFRLPEEEGEDAGDQE, from the coding sequence ATGCGCACCCTGTTGCTCGTCGTCCTGATTGTTGCCGCGGCGATATTAATTTACCTTTTCACACAGCGGCAGTTCGGCACCGAGGAGGAGGTAAGTCGCCCCGGGGTCGAGGACACTACACCAAATCAGGCCGATGGCGATAGTGAAGAACAGGAAGCATTGTCGCTGCCCCGATTCGACATTGTGCGCGTCGACCGGACCGGGTTTGCCGTTATTGCCGGGCTGGCGGACGCGGAATCGACGGTCGAGCTGACGGCGAATGGCGAGGTCATCGCGACCGAGACTGCAGGGCCTGATGGATCCTGGGCCATTTCGACCGATACCCCCTTGCGCGAGGGACCAGTCGAGCTGGGTCTGCGCATGACGACGCCGGACGGCATGACGGTCATCAGCGAGCAGACCGTCATCATCTATGTGCCCGAGCGCGAAGGCGATAACCCCGTCATTCTGCGCACGACACCGGGCGGCGCGACCGAAGTCCTGCAGCGCGCCAGCGACCCGGTCGGCGCCTTGGGCCCGCTCTCCATCCTGTCGATCGACTATGATGATGGGGGCAACGTTATTCTGGCCGGCGTGGCCGAGCCTCGCTCCGTGGTGCAGGTCTTCGCCGACAAGCAGCCGGTGGGCCAGGTCAGTGCCGATGACGATGGACGATGGGAGCTGTCGGCCACAATTCGCCCGGGCCGCTACACGCTGCAGATCATCCAGCTCGGGCCCGATGGCGCACCGCGTTACGCGATTGAAGTGCCGTTCGAGCAGGCGTCGCTGGCGGATGTGCAGCTCCGCGATGGCAATGTGATCGTGCAGCCGGGCAACAATCTCTGGCTCATCGCCCGCACCGTTTACGGCACCGGTTTTCAGTACACGGTGATCTATCAGGAGAATGCGGACCAGATCCGCGATCCGGACTTGATCTACCCTGGCCAGGTCTTCCGTCTGCCTGAAGAAGAGGGTGAGGACGCCGGAGATCAGGAGTGA
- a CDS encoding secondary thiamine-phosphate synthase enzyme YjbQ: MKQQAFDTLTVETRGPGLTMISRQASRFVDQSGIGRGLFTATVQHTSASLTIQENADPDVQTDLQAFFERIVPEGPHYIHDAEGPDDMPAHIKSALTLTSVSIPVMDHRLMLGTWQGLYLFEHRTHAQRRRIVFHLIGE; the protein is encoded by the coding sequence GTGAAGCAGCAGGCGTTCGATACCCTCACGGTTGAGACGCGCGGACCGGGCCTGACCATGATCTCGCGGCAGGCGAGCCGCTTCGTGGATCAGTCGGGCATTGGTCGCGGTCTCTTCACCGCGACGGTGCAGCACACCTCTGCCTCGCTGACGATCCAGGAAAATGCCGACCCGGATGTACAGACGGATCTGCAGGCGTTCTTTGAACGGATCGTGCCGGAGGGGCCGCATTATATTCATGATGCGGAAGGGCCCGATGACATGCCCGCTCACATCAAATCGGCGCTGACCCTGACATCGGTTTCCATCCCTGTGATGGATCATCGCCTGATGCTCGGGACGTGGCAGGGACTTTATCTGTTTGAACACCGAACCCATGCTCAGCGGCGGCGAATCGTCTTTCATCTGATCGGGGAATAA
- the fsa gene encoding fructose-6-phosphate aldolase: MKIFIDTADTAELKKAFDTGLVDGCTTNPSLIAKAGRDFKEVIAEICKMTDGPVSAEVASTDYETMLKEGRVLADIAQNVVVKLPLTWDGLKTCSDLTADNIKTNVTLCFTAQQAWLAAKAGATYISPFIGRLDDLGMDGMELIAEIRALYDAHGYETEVLAASIRSAAHVKDCAIVGADVATIPPSVFNKLLYHPLTANGLDAFEKDWASTGQSIL; this comes from the coding sequence ATGAAGATTTTCATTGATACGGCTGACACGGCTGAGCTGAAAAAAGCCTTTGATACGGGCCTCGTCGATGGTTGTACGACCAATCCGAGCCTGATTGCCAAAGCGGGCCGCGACTTCAAAGAAGTGATCGCCGAGATCTGCAAGATGACGGACGGCCCCGTCTCTGCCGAGGTCGCCTCGACCGACTACGAGACGATGCTGAAAGAGGGCCGCGTTCTGGCCGATATCGCCCAGAATGTGGTCGTCAAACTGCCCCTGACCTGGGACGGCCTGAAGACCTGTTCGGACCTGACGGCCGACAACATCAAGACCAACGTCACCCTGTGCTTCACCGCGCAGCAGGCATGGCTCGCGGCCAAGGCCGGTGCGACTTACATCTCGCCCTTCATCGGTCGCCTTGATGACCTGGGCATGGACGGCATGGAGCTGATCGCCGAAATCCGCGCCCTCTACGACGCCCATGGCTATGAGACCGAAGTGCTGGCCGCCTCGATCCGCTCTGCCGCACACGTCAAGGACTGTGCGATTGTCGGTGCCGATGTCGCGACCATCCCGCCAAGCGTCTTCAACAAGCTGCTCTATCACCCGCTGACCGCCAACGGCCTCGACGCGTTCGAGAAAGACTGGGCGTCGACGGGTCAGTCGATCCTGTAA
- a CDS encoding L-threonylcarbamoyladenylate synthase translates to MSAIWSNTSQNVARAAERLKGGGLVGMPTETVYGLAGDAANGDAVAAIYETKGRPRFNPLIVHVPDLAAASTIANLPPLAATLARRFWPGALTLVVPLKDDAPIASLVTAGLQTVAIRVPHHPVAKALLTQFGGPIVAPSANRSGRLSPTLAAHVAEEFGDAVPVLDGGPCQRGVESTIIGFRDGGPVLLRPGAIAAEDIEAVTRQPLGTPGSGVVAPGMLVSHYAPNAALRLDATSVESTERLLGFGGTPGAVLDLSPAGSLREAAANLFAYLRQLDAEADTPIAVAPIPPVGLGLAINDRLMRAAAPRD, encoded by the coding sequence ATGTCAGCAATTTGGTCGAATACGTCGCAAAACGTCGCCCGCGCAGCCGAAAGGCTTAAAGGTGGCGGCCTTGTGGGCATGCCCACAGAGACGGTTTACGGCCTGGCCGGTGATGCCGCCAATGGCGACGCCGTCGCGGCGATCTACGAGACCAAGGGACGCCCGCGGTTCAACCCGCTGATCGTCCATGTGCCTGATCTGGCGGCCGCGTCGACCATCGCCAATCTGCCGCCACTGGCCGCGACGCTCGCGCGGCGGTTCTGGCCTGGCGCCCTCACACTTGTCGTGCCGCTGAAAGACGATGCGCCGATTGCCTCGCTTGTCACCGCGGGTCTTCAGACTGTCGCGATCCGCGTGCCTCACCATCCCGTGGCAAAGGCCTTGCTGACGCAGTTTGGCGGTCCGATCGTCGCGCCGAGCGCCAACCGGTCCGGCCGGTTGAGCCCTACCCTCGCCGCCCACGTGGCCGAGGAGTTCGGCGATGCCGTGCCCGTTCTCGATGGCGGCCCGTGCCAGCGGGGCGTTGAAAGCACGATCATCGGCTTTCGCGATGGAGGACCGGTTCTTTTGCGCCCGGGCGCGATTGCGGCCGAAGACATCGAGGCCGTCACGCGCCAACCGCTGGGCACGCCGGGCAGCGGTGTGGTGGCGCCCGGCATGCTGGTCAGCCATTACGCGCCGAACGCCGCGCTGCGCCTCGACGCGACATCTGTGGAGAGCACGGAACGCCTGCTCGGCTTTGGCGGCACGCCCGGTGCGGTGCTCGATCTCTCACCCGCTGGCAGTCTGCGGGAAGCCGCCGCCAATCTCTTTGCCTATCTGCGGCAGCTAGATGCCGAAGCCGATACGCCCATCGCCGTCGCGCCGATTCCGCCCGTCGGGCTGGGGCTGGCCATCAATGACCGGCTGATGCGCGCCGCCGCGCCGCGCGATTGA